DNA from Burkholderiales bacterium:
GGTGTTGAGGAGGCATTTCAAAAGTGATTTGTGCGCGCTTGGAATTAAGCGGAGTCAGGCGCAGGACAGGAGTTTCATGTCAGTTCAGTGCAGCCACCTGAAACTGGTAACGACAGACCAACCGGGCAACCCGGGCTGCGAGGAGTGCCTCGCGATGGGAGATACCTGGGTGCACCTGCGGCTGTGTCGGACCTGCGGACACGTCGGCTGTTGCGACGATTCGAAGAACAAGCACGCCACCAAGCATTTTCGCGCAACTAAACATCCGATTATTACCTCGCTTGAACCCGGCGAAAACTGGAGCTGGTGCTACATCGACGAGCTGTTAATGGAGCTCAAATGATTTTCAAACCCAACGTTTGCAATGGCTGAGGCCTACCCTTCGCCTACGCTCGAAGCGCGCCGCGCGCAGATGTTCCCGGTCCTTGATCCTGAGGATCTCGCGCGCATGCGCCGCTTTGGCGCGTTGCGGGGGTATGCCGACGGCGAGTATTTGTTCGAGACCGGCAAACGCAGCCCAGGTATATTCGTCGTGCTCTCGGGCGCGGTGCGAATAACGGGGCGTGATGGACACGGACGTAATTTCACGATCACGGAACTGGGCCCCGGAGGATTTTCGGGCGAAATTGGACAACTGTCGGGTAAACGCGCATTTGTAGATGGTGTTGCCCTCGGCCCCGTTGAAGCGCTGCTCATCGCCCCTGAACAGCTGCGCGCCCTTTTGGTCGCACAAGCCGAGCTGGGCGAGACAATTATGCGTGCGTTGATCCTTCGCCGCGTCGGTTTGCTCGAGACCGGCGCCGGCGGCCCGGTGTTGATCGGTTCGCCTGGCTCGTCCGACGTCGTAAGGCTGCGCGGATTCCTCACGCGCAATAGTTATCCGCACGCGCTTTTTGATCCCGCAAGCGATGAGGACGCGAAAGCGTTTATTGATCGCTACGCCCCGCGGCGCGAGGATATGCCGCTCGTGGCATGCCCTGACGGATCGGTGTTGCGCAACCCCACGGAGAACGAGTTGGCCAAATGCATCGGCATGCTTGAGGCCGACGGTGCAGACGAGATACATGAGGTTGCCGTCGTGGGCGCCGGGCCCGCTGGATTGGCAACTGCGGTATATGCCGCCTCGGAAGGACTGTCGGTACTCGTGGTTGACGCGCGTTCCTTCGGCGGGCAAGCCGGGGCCAGCGCGCGCATCGAAAATTATCTCGGCTTCCCTACCGGCATATCCGGGCAAGCTTTGGC
Protein-coding regions in this window:
- a CDS encoding FAD-dependent oxidoreductase gives rise to the protein MAEAYPSPTLEARRAQMFPVLDPEDLARMRRFGALRGYADGEYLFETGKRSPGIFVVLSGAVRITGRDGHGRNFTITELGPGGFSGEIGQLSGKRAFVDGVALGPVEALLIAPEQLRALLVAQAELGETIMRALILRRVGLLETGAGGPVLIGSPGSSDVVRLRGFLTRNSYPHALFDPASDEDAKAFIDRYAPRREDMPLVACPDGSVLRNPTENELAKCIGMLEADGADEIHEVAVVGAGPAGLATAVYAASEGLSVLVVDARSFGGQAGASARIENYLGFPTGISGQALAGRAYSQAQKFGARMLIPGEAVRLDCSRSDALDPIALHLADGRVIRSRTVVIASGARYRRPDCANLQALEGRGVWYWASPIEAKICAGEEVVLVGGGNSAGQGAVFLAAHASKVWMLVRGAGLAASMSRYLIDRIAAIPNIELRTRTEIVGATGTPESGIESIRWRQRDTGQEETHAIRNVFLFLGADPATEWLKNCDVVLDDKGFVRTGSELPAADTRVKNGRRWPLETSVPGIFAIGDVRAGSVKRVAGAIGEGAAVVAQIHAYIAR
- a CDS encoding UBP-type zinc finger domain-containing protein encodes the protein MSVQCSHLKLVTTDQPGNPGCEECLAMGDTWVHLRLCRTCGHVGCCDDSKNKHATKHFRATKHPIITSLEPGENWSWCYIDELLMELK